A single window of Leptospira wolffii serovar Khorat str. Khorat-H2 DNA harbors:
- a CDS encoding WG repeat-containing protein, giving the protein MKVLHILLILSLVAFPVLSQADEEIETYLRENVWGYRSKSGIQIGKPVFSMACPFSEGKAAIEFKGRGGFLKKDGTFQTFPNAMPLGVFSSGLIPVKRFGTYGFMNHEYKFVIPETYDYASSFEKGQAKVCNRVNGNYLCGFIDTTGKILLPLEYGRLNVFSENTFSYYDYNTRMYGLVRKSGESLETKSFYYFQAVSASRAIVLTERGGKWGIFGSDGSYILTPTYDYIFPTSEERIPFMEKKKWGYLDSSGKVLISPRFDWAYTFNEGIAGVILDRKVGFIRENGEYLVSPQYALSFAEHMAIIGDGHFGHYSGFSEGLAGVYQDTNGDGIGDKMGYIDSSGNVVLDFQYEAGGAFRDGKAVVIQNKIRKTIDKQGKEVESKTSRLDPEFFPKSCKLEAPY; this is encoded by the coding sequence ATGAAGGTCCTTCACATTCTTCTAATTCTATCCTTGGTCGCTTTTCCCGTTCTCTCACAAGCGGACGAAGAGATCGAAACCTATTTAAGAGAAAACGTTTGGGGATATCGCAGTAAATCCGGAATCCAAATCGGCAAACCCGTTTTCTCCATGGCCTGCCCATTTTCGGAAGGGAAGGCGGCGATCGAATTTAAGGGGCGAGGCGGATTCTTAAAGAAAGACGGAACTTTCCAGACCTTTCCGAATGCCATGCCTTTAGGGGTGTTTTCTTCGGGATTGATTCCCGTAAAAAGGTTCGGTACATACGGTTTCATGAATCACGAATATAAATTCGTTATTCCGGAAACTTACGATTATGCTTCGAGCTTCGAGAAAGGTCAGGCAAAAGTTTGCAACCGAGTGAACGGCAATTACCTTTGCGGATTTATAGATACGACCGGGAAAATTCTTCTCCCTTTAGAATATGGGAGGCTCAACGTATTTTCCGAAAATACTTTCTCGTACTACGATTATAATACCAGAATGTACGGACTCGTTCGGAAGTCCGGAGAAAGCTTAGAGACCAAAAGTTTTTACTATTTCCAAGCGGTTTCCGCATCTAGAGCCATCGTTTTAACGGAGCGTGGAGGGAAATGGGGGATATTCGGAAGCGACGGTTCTTATATTCTCACGCCTACTTACGATTATATTTTTCCTACATCGGAAGAAAGGATTCCGTTTATGGAGAAAAAGAAATGGGGGTATTTAGATTCGAGCGGTAAGGTTCTAATCTCTCCCCGTTTCGATTGGGCTTATACTTTCAATGAAGGCATTGCGGGAGTGATCCTGGATCGCAAGGTCGGTTTTATTCGGGAGAATGGAGAATATCTCGTTTCTCCTCAGTATGCTTTGAGCTTCGCGGAACACATGGCGATAATAGGCGATGGACATTTCGGACATTATAGCGGCTTTTCCGAGGGATTGGCCGGAGTGTACCAGGACACGAACGGCGACGGGATCGGAGACAAGATGGGCTATATTGATTCTTCCGGAAACGTTGTGCTAGATTTCCAATACGAGGCCGGAGGGGCCTTTCGAGACGGAAAGGCCGTAGTTATTCAGAATAAGATTAGAAAGACGATAGATAAGCAAGGTAAGGAAGTGGAATCAAAAACTTCCCGATTGGATCCGGAGTTTTTTCCTAAATCCTGTAAGTTAGAAGCGCCGTACTGA